From the Lathyrus oleraceus cultivar Zhongwan6 chromosome 4, CAAS_Psat_ZW6_1.0, whole genome shotgun sequence genome, one window contains:
- the LOC127075111 gene encoding zinc finger BED domain-containing protein RICESLEEPER 1-like, translating into MKFKECVELAGITCKKKLCLDVSTRWNSTYLMLDAAEKFEAAFDNMIDEDPGYIEYFDLLTGPPGSQDWKKVRAFVVFLQTFYEATKVFSTSQEVSLHLAFHNLSSILCELQEASFNLNSYVAPMISHMKVKYDKYWGDVGKVNHFLYYGVIFDPRFKFNYIEWSFNDMYGHSSDLAKKNIECVKTSLFKLYNWHKSDHDKNVGASPLSAPGSTSLGEASSQPKEPSPFTRANAFKKHLKEKDTIENENELEKYLGDPCCGEGENFSILNWWKENCTRYPILATLVRDVLATPVSSVASESAFSTGGRILDIYRSSLSPDMVEALICTQNWLKPSDNDLNVLNMTEEYEISESIVSEFQVATGGAAAPTQAGPV; encoded by the exons ATGAAGTTTAAGGAGTGTGTTGAACTTGCGGGCATAACTTGTAAAAAAAAACTTTGTCTTGATGTTTCTACAAGGTGGAATTCCACTTACCTAATGTTGGATGCTGCTGAAAAGTTTGAAGCTGCATTTGACAATATGATTGATGAGGATCCTGGATACATCGAATATTTTGACCTCCTTACCGGTCCACCCGGTTCTCAGGATTGGAAAAAAGTTAGGGCTTTTGTGGTTTTCTTACAAACCTTCTATGAGGCAACCAAAGTGTTTTCAACTTCGCAAGAAGTGTCCTTGCATTTAGCTTTTCATAACTTGTCTTCAATTTTGTGTGAGCTTCAAGAAGCTTCATTTAACTTGAATTCTTATGTGGCTCCAATGATTTCACATATGAAGGTTAAATATGATAAGTATTGGGGGGATGTGGGAAAAGTGAATCATTTTCTTTACTATGGAGTGATCTTTGATCCTAGGTTTAAGTTTAACTATATTGAGTGGTCTTTTAATGATATGTATGGGCATTCTAGTGACCTTGCCAAGAAAAATATTGAATGTGTCAAAACTAGTTTGTTTAAACTATATAATTGGCATAAATCTGATCATGATAAGAATGTTGGGGCTAGTCCTTTAAGTGCACCAGGGAGCACTTCCCTTGGAGAAGCATCTTCCCAACCAAAAGAACCATCACCTTTTACAAGGGCTAATGCTTTTAAGAAACATCTGAAGGAAAAAGACAcaattgaaaatgaaaatgaactAGAGAAGTACTTAGGTGACCCTTGTTGCGGGGAGGGGGAAAATTTTAGTATTCTTAATTGGTGGAAGGAAAATTGCACCCGTTATCCTATATTAGCAACCTTGGTTCGGGATGTGTTGGCAACACCTGTTTCTAGTGTAGCCTCAGAAAGTGCTTTTAGCACGGGGGGGAGGATTTTAGATATCTATAGGAGCTCTTTGAGTCCAGATATGGTCGAAGCGCTTATATGTACTCAAAACTGGTTGAAGCCTTCTGACAATGATCTAAATGTCCTTAATATGACTGAAGAATATGAGATTAGTGAATCAATTGTTTCAG AGTTTCAAGTAGCTActggtggagcagctgctcctACACAGGCTGGGCCTGTTTAA
- the LOC127075110 gene encoding zinc finger BED domain-containing protein DAYSLEEPER-like, translating to MERGKSSLQGVGVPSLQGVGVPSGVVDQGVSQGAAAGTALPPLRKRKLNASGSRKTSTVWEEFNILPDEPEPIAACKHCHKRYRCDPKTHGTSNMLAHSKVCYKNPALLLKDPNQTNLVSGEGGFLVPTSQRFNVAACRKAINTFVILDEHSFRVVEGVGFKQMCKQLQPQMAIPTRRTVARDCFQLYLAEKSRLKAFFKSDCTRVALTTDCWTSIQNLSYMATTAHFIDTAWKYQKKLLVSL from the exons ATGGAGCGCGGCAAAAGTAGCTTGCAAGGAGTTGGAGTTCCTAGCTTGCAAGGAGTTGGAGTTCCTAGCGGAGTTGTAGATCAAGGAGTGAGTCAAG GAGCAGCTGCTGGTACTGCACTCCCTCCACTTCGAAAAAGGAAACTTAATGCTAGTGGTAGTAGAAAAACTTCTACGGTTTGGGAAGAGTTTAACATTTTACCGGATGAGCCTGAACCTATAGCCGCGTGTAAACACTGTCATAAAAGGTACCGATGTGACCCTAAAACACATGGTACTTCTAACATGCTAGCTCACTCGAAAGTGTGTTACAAAAACCCTGCCCTTTTGTTGAAAGACCCCAATCAGACAAACCTTGTAAGCGGCGAGGGTGGGTTTTTAGTTCCAACTAGTCAAAGGTTTAATGTTGCAGCCTGTAGGAAGGCCATTAATACCTTTGTTATCCTTGATGAACATTCCTTTAGAGTGGTTGAGGGTGTTGGTTTTAAGCAAATGTGTAAACAATTGCAACCCCAAATGGCTATCCCTACTAGGAGGACCGTTGCTAGGGATTGTTTTCAGCTTTACCTAGCTGAAAAGTCACGTCTTAAAGCCTTTTTTAAATCTGATTGTACTAGGGTTGCACTAACCACAGACTGTTGGACTTCGATACAAAACCTTAGTTATATGGCCACCACTGCACACTTCATTGACACTGCTTGGAAGTACCAAAAAAAATTATTAGTTTCTCTTTAG
- the LOC127137117 gene encoding probable plastidic glucose transporter 2, producing MEPFQWRVCFGVSTIPAAILALAMVFCAESPYWLYKQGRTAEAEVEFERLLGVSEAKFAISQLSKVDRGDDTDTVKFSELLHCHHSKVVFIGSTLFALQQLSGINAVFYFSSTVFKSAGVPSDVANVCIGFANLTGSIISTVLMDKLGRKVLLFWSFFGMAISMIIQATGASSLLLNTGALYLSVGGMLMFVFTFALGAGPVPGLLLTEIFPSRIRAKAMAFCMSVHWVCNFLVGLLFLRLLEKLGPQLLYSMFATFCMMAVIFVKRNVVETKGKSLQEIEIALLPQD from the exons ATGGAACCGTTTCA GTGGCGGGTTTGTTTTGGGGTATCTACCATACCTGCAGCTATACTTGCTCTGGCTATGGTCTTTTGTGCAGAAAGTCCATATTGGTTATACAAG CAAGGAAGAACTGCTGAAGCTGAAGTTGAGTTTGAAAGGCTTCTGGGTGTATCCGAAGCAAAGTTTGCAATATCACAGTTATCCAAGGTAGATAGAGGTGACGATACTGATACTGTGAAGTTCTCTGAATTGCTTCATTGTCATCATTCTAAAG TTGTTTTTATTGGATCAACCCTATTTGCTTTACAACAGCTATCTGGTATAAATGCTGTGTTTTATTTCTCTTCAACTGTTTTTAAAAGTGCTGGAGTACCATCGGATGTTGCAAATGTGTGCATAGGATTTGCTAATTTGACAG GATCTATCATTTCAACGGTTTTGATGGATAAACTTGGAAGGAAGGTTCTACTCTTTTGGAGTTTCTTTGGCATG GCGATATCAATGATCATTCAAGCCACAGGAGCAAGTTCACTTTTACTAAACACGGGAGCTCTGTACCTATCTGTTGGTGGCATGCTAAT GTTTGTCTTTACATTTGCTCTTGGAGCTGGTCCAGTTCCAGGTCTACTTCTAACAGAAATCTTTCCCAGTCGAATCAGAGCCAAAGCCATGGCATTCTGTATGTCTGTACATTGG GTCTGTAATTTCCTTGTTGGGTTACTGTTCTTGCGTTTACTGGAGAAACTTGGTCCACAACTGCTTTACTCAATGTTTGCTACATTCTGCATGATGGCAGTAATCTTTGTAAAAAGAAATGTGGTGGAAACCAAAGGGAAATCACTTCAAGAAATTGAGATAGCACTTCTTCCCCAAGACTAG